ACTCGCTTTGTCATCCTGAGCGAAGCGAAGGATCGCTCAAGCAACTGGCGAGATTCTTCGTCGCTTGTTTGAATTCACTTGGTTGCGTGTTTTCAAGAGCCGCTCCTCAGAATGACAAAAAGTGAGTTTTGCGGTATTGCCAAAAAAGAATTTCGGTCGCGGCGGGCTTGAGGTCTGCCGAAAGAGTCGGCAGTGCCGCCGGGGCGGCTGGCGCCGCTGGTTTCGTCGCGGCGACGGGGACCGAGGTTGGCGCAGGCGCCGGCGTCGGCGTGCTACAGGCAGAAAGAACCAGTAAGGCAAACACGATCAACCACATTGTCTTTTTCATGTTCTCCTCCTTGAGAATAACAATCGGCTTGAACTCGCAAGAACTGGGACGCACACCTCCTTTCGTTGAAATTCTGGCGCTAATTATAGCGCGCCTTGACATCTGCGCCAAATTCGCGCCGACACGATTTAGAGGAACAACCTCTCCCACAGCACACTGAACATGACCGCTAACAACGCCGAGGCGGGAATCGTCAGAATCCAAGCCGTGAGAATATCGCCGACGACATGCCAGCGCACTTTGCTCACGCGTTCCGCCGAGCCGACTCCCAGGATCACCGAACTGACAACCTGGGTCGTGCTCACCGGACCACCGAGCAACGCCGCGCCCAAAATCACGGACGCCGAAGCGAGCTGGCTCGTAAAGCCGTGCACCGGTTGAATCTTGTAGAATTTCCCGCCAAGCGTCCGAATCAAACGCCAATCGCCGACAACGGTTCCGAGCGCCATCGCCAGCCCACAAACGACGATCACCCAGAACGGAACGCTGAATTGCGCCAACTGTCCTTCGATCACCAACGCGAGCGTAATGATGCCAATCGTTTTTTGCGCGTCGTTCGCACCGTGACTCAATGCGAGCGCGAGCGCGGTGAAAACTTGCGCGCGTCGGAAAAACCAGTTGATGGCGGGCGTCGCGCCACGCGCGAAATAGAGCACCACTCTCAAAAACAAAAACCCGGCGATCCCACCCAGCACGGGCGAAATGAAAAGCGCAACGAGAATTTTGCTCAAGCCGCTCCATTGGATCACGCCCAAGCCGGCGTGAATACCGACCGCGCCGATGATGCCGCCGACGAGCGCGTGCGACGAGCTAGACGGAATTCCCAGCATCCAGGTAACAAGATTCCACGCAATCGCGGCTAACAACGCGGCGATAATCATTTGA
This Chloroflexota bacterium DNA region includes the following protein-coding sequences:
- a CDS encoding inorganic phosphate transporter — encoded protein: MFYLVKGVVVPVTAIVLIGLALFFNFLNGFRDASNIVATVISSRAMSPNMILAITAIAEFLGPFLFGVAVAKTIGSEIVQASAMTLQMIIAALLAAIAWNLVTWMLGIPSSSSHALVGGIIGAVGIHAGLGVIQWSGLSKILVALFISPVLGGIAGFLFLRVVLYFARGATPAINWFFRRAQVFTALALALSHGANDAQKTIGIITLALVIEGQLAQFSVPFWVIVVCGLAMALGTVVGDWRLIRTLGGKFYKIQPVHGFTSQLASASVILGAALLGGPVSTTQVVSSVILGVGSAERVSKVRWHVVGDILTAWILTIPASALLAVMFSVLWERLFL